In the genome of Gloeotrichia echinulata CP02, one region contains:
- a CDS encoding HAMP domain-containing sensor histidine kinase produces the protein MYEWILPSLSEVLAEHQSTVTECSCAKAERQWRVSLAATEHLLINCLATAADDASLGLVLAAPAPLFSQPKLTQSLQSVTFTARPFNPLALMPFQMPVMIAKVEEISPHESVLPLLPADPLATEQFCLVFTDKFSLVLVLAEHKSGQKSFSFSFEPEVVQKVWQALGARVILTNPEFFAKLNELVNNYSSVDPDYRIVVKFSQLLLQELTEKEADKENFPPSPRPPISPSSTSRPDVELLQAFAHEVRTPLTTIRTMTRLLLKRRDLPANVINRLEIIDHECTEQIDRMELLFKAAELETSASVKSSHTYLTPMSLDQVLQQSIPRWQQAAQRRNLTLDVVLPQQLPTVVSNPSMLDRVLTGLMENFTRSLPPGSHIQVHVIPAGDQLKLQLSPQSQCQDATKPNAPPIRKALGQLLMFQPETGTISLNIAATKHLFQAIGGKLIVRQRPNYGEVLTIFLPLEVSDKHKLGLGS, from the coding sequence GTGTACGAATGGATCTTGCCAAGTCTGAGCGAAGTTTTAGCCGAACATCAATCAACCGTGACTGAATGTTCATGTGCTAAAGCGGAACGACAGTGGCGTGTTAGTTTAGCAGCAACAGAACATTTGCTCATCAACTGTTTAGCAACTGCTGCTGATGATGCAAGCCTTGGTTTAGTTTTAGCTGCACCGGCGCCCCTGTTTAGTCAGCCAAAACTGACTCAAAGCTTACAGAGCGTGACTTTTACAGCAAGGCCATTTAATCCCTTGGCGCTGATGCCATTTCAGATGCCTGTTATGATCGCCAAGGTAGAGGAAATTTCGCCCCATGAGTCAGTACTGCCCTTACTACCGGCAGACCCCCTAGCAACAGAACAGTTTTGCTTGGTATTCACAGATAAATTTAGTTTAGTCCTAGTGTTGGCAGAACACAAGAGCGGTCAAAAAAGTTTTTCCTTTTCCTTCGAGCCGGAAGTAGTCCAGAAGGTATGGCAAGCTTTAGGGGCAAGGGTGATCCTGACCAATCCAGAGTTTTTCGCCAAACTGAATGAATTAGTAAACAACTATTCGTCAGTAGATCCAGATTACCGCATTGTGGTTAAATTTAGCCAGCTGTTGCTGCAAGAATTAACCGAAAAAGAAGCAGACAAAGAAAATTTCCCCCCCTCCCCCCGTCCCCCCATATCCCCGTCTTCCACTTCCCGTCCCGATGTGGAACTGCTACAAGCTTTTGCTCACGAAGTCCGCACACCGCTGACTACCATTCGCACCATGACTCGCCTATTGCTGAAGCGGCGGGATTTACCGGCGAATGTCATTAATCGCTTAGAAATTATTGATCACGAGTGTACTGAGCAAATTGATCGCATGGAATTGCTGTTTAAGGCGGCTGAATTAGAAACCTCGGCCTCGGTAAAATCTTCACATACTTACCTGACGCCAATGTCTCTAGATCAAGTGTTACAGCAAAGTATTCCCCGTTGGCAACAAGCAGCGCAACGCCGGAATTTGACATTGGATGTAGTTTTACCGCAGCAACTGCCAACAGTAGTCAGCAATCCCAGTATGCTGGATCGGGTACTCACTGGTTTAATGGAGAATTTCACCCGCAGCTTACCCCCAGGTAGCCATATTCAAGTACATGTGATTCCTGCTGGCGATCAACTGAAGCTACAATTATCGCCCCAAAGTCAGTGCCAAGATGCAACCAAACCCAACGCGCCACCAATTCGCAAAGCTCTTGGTCAATTGCTGATGTTCCAACCAGAAACAGGTACGATTAGTTTGAATATTGCCGCAACCAAGCATCTATTTCAGGCGATTGGTGGCAAACTGATTGTGCGTCAGCGTCCCAATTATGGGGAAGTGTTGACTATTTTCTTACCTTTGGAAGTCAGCGATAAGCACAAATTGGGACTTGGGAGTTAG
- a CDS encoding glycine-rich domain-containing protein-like produces MEIVTFFNKVNNLDWKSLAHKLTLCEHGHGWTDKKTEVAIARYKMFLCLQYLFPNIELVPTQEIDEVWHTHILLNTYQYIQDCQHLYGYILHHRSTVGVTDKTQSQNQDTAFAFTLTLFREIFGVGVLRDAEYEAAPCMILPVCVNPSLEQSACLTLPKQLTVNC; encoded by the coding sequence ATGGAGATTGTCACTTTTTTCAATAAAGTGAATAATTTGGACTGGAAATCCCTGGCTCACAAGCTGACGTTGTGTGAACATGGACACGGATGGACGGACAAAAAAACAGAAGTGGCGATCGCACGTTACAAAATGTTCTTATGTCTCCAATATCTTTTTCCCAACATAGAACTGGTTCCTACCCAAGAAATTGACGAAGTTTGGCACACCCACATTCTCCTCAATACCTATCAGTACATTCAAGATTGTCAGCATCTATATGGCTATATTTTGCATCACCGCTCGACCGTTGGCGTTACAGATAAAACTCAATCCCAAAATCAAGACACAGCTTTTGCTTTCACTCTAACTTTGTTTAGGGAAATATTTGGAGTTGGTGTTTTGCGAGATGCTGAATATGAGGCTGCACCCTGTATGATTTTACCTGTTTGTGTGAATCCGTCACTAGAACAGAGTGCCTGTCTTACTCTTCCAAAACAGTTGACTGTTAACTGTTAA
- a CDS encoding tetratricopeptide repeat protein gives MAHEHDLSQEQEQVFLMRFADGDNYEQIAEHLDTSPDACLKRMGQVYRKFNVSGNSRGKENRLRIFLINQLEKLQQLEENLAQLAGNTEPTNFELPETEVNSVTPWQQRSVAQNLPAREYTAFFGRNQEIARLMELLDYHHSAHLISVDGIGGVGKTTLVVEVAYRCLEASKHPNLMLSNIPIFDAIIFTSAKQNHLTSIGLLPRLTLQRTLRDICREIIYTLDFSQITHLPFAEQFELIRQKLSQTRTLLIVDNLETIEDQQEVLSFLYDLPPTVKVVITTREQSLFVPLRLSFLPREHGLRLIQHQAKEKGLSLITEQSQQLLDGVSGVPAAIIYAIGQMAAGYLLEDVLAQIKQPDGDVARFCFAGCVSPLRGTPPHYLLMTLALFVQPVTRETAANVAFDQADPITTSQGLAKLQQLSLVYQHQGRYGLLELTREYVLAELAAHGEFAQALRQRWVNWYLQFSESYGGTNWKEWHLSYGYLEAEWENLRTVLEWCISQGRYLDVRAIWRHIKGYTHVRGYWDERLDWTDWLIVTAKQAGDWSFAVEVMSDRASTLVNMRQPSQLQQAAALLQEAWDLRDHQTLKFHLELATNFVILHIHQQQLAPAQHWLAEEETLLEQSSLSQLERQEQQVHILYYQGQISLKQENYEQAQTIFEQALAQAQAVGWLRATAAIQNWLADIALQLGDLDETRRILTLSFPMAQRHKDKRSIAFHQATFAKLEKLSGNLAQAQRWAKEASEGFHSLMMTAEAQEMRSLFS, from the coding sequence ATGGCTCACGAGCATGATCTGTCACAAGAGCAAGAGCAAGTGTTTTTGATGCGCTTCGCTGATGGTGACAACTATGAACAGATAGCCGAACATCTGGATACCTCTCCAGATGCGTGCTTGAAGCGCATGGGTCAGGTTTATAGGAAGTTCAATGTTAGTGGTAATAGCCGAGGAAAGGAAAATCGCCTGAGAATTTTCCTGATCAACCAGTTAGAAAAATTGCAGCAATTAGAGGAAAATCTCGCCCAGTTAGCCGGAAATACCGAGCCTACTAATTTTGAACTCCCAGAAACTGAGGTTAATTCTGTCACACCGTGGCAGCAACGCTCAGTTGCTCAAAACTTACCTGCACGAGAATATACAGCTTTTTTTGGTCGCAACCAAGAAATTGCACGGCTGATGGAACTTCTCGATTATCATCATTCTGCCCATTTAATTAGTGTGGATGGTATTGGTGGTGTAGGTAAAACTACTCTAGTGGTGGAAGTGGCTTACCGTTGTTTGGAAGCCAGTAAACATCCAAATTTGATGCTTTCTAATATTCCCATCTTTGACGCCATCATTTTTACTTCTGCCAAACAAAATCATCTCACCTCCATTGGTCTGTTACCGCGATTGACTTTACAGCGGACTTTGCGGGATATCTGTAGAGAAATTATTTACACCCTGGATTTTTCTCAAATTACCCATTTACCCTTTGCAGAACAATTCGAGCTAATTCGCCAGAAACTATCTCAAACCAGAACTTTACTGATTGTTGACAATCTAGAAACCATTGAAGATCAGCAGGAAGTTCTCTCCTTTCTCTACGATTTACCACCGACGGTAAAAGTCGTAATTACTACTCGCGAACAATCTCTGTTTGTACCCCTTCGTCTAAGTTTTCTTCCTAGAGAGCATGGTTTGCGGTTAATTCAACACCAAGCCAAAGAGAAAGGTTTAAGTCTAATTACCGAGCAATCCCAGCAACTTCTTGACGGAGTGAGCGGTGTCCCTGCTGCTATTATTTATGCTATTGGTCAAATGGCAGCAGGTTATTTGCTAGAAGATGTGTTAGCACAAATCAAACAACCCGATGGCGATGTTGCTCGTTTTTGCTTTGCAGGTTGTGTCAGTCCTTTGAGAGGTACACCTCCTCACTATCTGCTGATGACCTTGGCTTTGTTTGTGCAACCTGTTACCAGAGAGACAGCTGCTAATGTAGCTTTTGACCAAGCTGACCCGATTACCACATCCCAGGGATTGGCTAAATTACAGCAACTTTCTCTGGTTTATCAGCACCAAGGGCGCTATGGTTTACTGGAGCTAACCCGCGAGTATGTTTTAGCAGAGTTAGCGGCTCATGGTGAGTTTGCTCAAGCTTTACGCCAGCGATGGGTGAATTGGTATCTCCAGTTTTCAGAGTCATACGGAGGCACTAATTGGAAGGAATGGCATTTGAGCTATGGATATTTGGAAGCAGAATGGGAAAACCTCAGAACTGTACTAGAATGGTGTATTAGTCAAGGTCGGTACTTGGATGTGCGAGCAATTTGGCGACACATCAAAGGCTATACTCATGTGCGCGGATATTGGGATGAGCGCTTAGACTGGACAGATTGGTTAATTGTCACCGCCAAACAAGCAGGTGATTGGTCTTTTGCTGTCGAGGTCATGAGCGATCGCGCTAGTACACTGGTGAATATGCGTCAACCAAGTCAACTACAACAAGCAGCGGCGCTGTTGCAAGAAGCTTGGGATTTACGCGACCACCAAACGCTAAAATTTCACTTAGAGCTAGCGACTAATTTTGTAATTCTGCATATTCATCAGCAACAATTAGCGCCGGCTCAACATTGGTTAGCAGAGGAAGAAACCCTGTTAGAACAATCTTCTTTGTCACAGTTAGAACGTCAGGAACAACAAGTTCACATTCTCTATTATCAAGGACAAATATCTTTGAAACAAGAAAATTATGAACAGGCTCAGACCATTTTTGAGCAAGCATTAGCACAAGCTCAAGCTGTAGGATGGCTTCGAGCTACAGCAGCTATCCAAAACTGGTTAGCAGACATTGCTCTGCAACTAGGAGACTTAGACGAAACTAGACGAATATTAACATTGAGCTTTCCTATGGCCCAAAGACATAAAGATAAGCGTTCCATTGCTTTCCATCAAGCAACATTTGCTAAACTCGAAAAATTATCGGGTAATTTGGCTCAAGCTCAACGCTGGGCTAAAGAAGCATCTGAGGGTTTTCATAGTCTGATGATGACCGCAGAAGCTCAAGAAATGCGCTCTCTTTTCAGTTAA